One genomic segment of Rivularia sp. PCC 7116 includes these proteins:
- a CDS encoding ABC transporter ATP-binding protein, protein MEYQTKEPGISVKDLNFDWSNGTQVIKSCSLEVPRGEFWMLLGTNGSGKSTLLRLLAGLLTPKSGEIGVLHPVGFVFQNPDHQLVMPTVGADVAFGLVQEQLPHQQVKERVEEALNAVNLLSLQRRPIYALSGGQKQRVAIAGAIARRCALLLLDEPTALLDPDSQLELVAGVRRLVKSRGITALWVTHRLDELNYCDGAFLLEQGVLIDKGEPQRLKQVLMELQGGN, encoded by the coding sequence GTGGAATACCAGACTAAGGAGCCGGGAATCTCGGTAAAAGATTTAAATTTTGATTGGTCAAATGGGACGCAGGTAATCAAATCTTGCTCTTTGGAAGTGCCCAGAGGTGAATTTTGGATGCTTTTGGGTACCAACGGTAGCGGAAAATCAACTTTACTTAGACTGCTAGCGGGGTTATTGACCCCAAAAAGTGGTGAGATAGGGGTCTTACATCCTGTAGGTTTTGTTTTCCAAAATCCTGACCATCAATTAGTAATGCCTACTGTTGGTGCTGACGTGGCTTTTGGGCTGGTGCAAGAACAATTACCCCACCAGCAAGTTAAAGAAAGAGTAGAAGAAGCTCTTAATGCAGTCAATTTACTTTCACTGCAACGTCGTCCAATTTATGCTTTAAGTGGAGGACAAAAACAACGAGTTGCTATTGCTGGGGCTATTGCGCGCCGTTGTGCTTTGTTGTTGTTAGATGAGCCTACTGCCTTACTCGATCCTGACAGCCAATTAGAATTAGTAGCTGGAGTTCGTCGCTTAGTAAAAAGTCGAGGGATTACGGCCCTTTGGGTAACCCATCGGTTGGATGAATTGAATTACTGCGATGGTGCTTTCTTGCTAGAACAAGGAGTTCTAATTGATAAAGGAGAACCACAACGTCTCAAACAAGTTTTAATGGAATTGCAGGGAGGAAATTAA
- a CDS encoding NYN domain-containing protein has product MSPSFTPAVLLVDGYNIIGAWSCLKKTCDNVGLEAARDELLEALVSYSAFTGYQTQVVFDAHFQKNGSNEEVVTKLVTAYYTDFGQTADTYIEKLCASLRQKVRERLLSRVVVATSDRAQQLTVQGYGADWISAQQLCYEIEATVCRTRQKSKSRKKTNGRFLANSIDAKSRQKLAELRMGLK; this is encoded by the coding sequence ATGTCCCCTTCATTTACCCCGGCCGTTCTACTGGTAGACGGTTATAACATAATTGGTGCTTGGTCTTGCCTAAAAAAGACTTGCGATAACGTTGGACTCGAAGCCGCCCGTGATGAGCTGCTTGAAGCCCTCGTTAGTTACAGCGCATTCACCGGCTATCAAACTCAAGTAGTGTTTGATGCTCATTTTCAAAAGAATGGCTCTAACGAGGAAGTTGTAACAAAACTTGTTACGGCTTATTACACGGATTTTGGACAAACAGCGGATACTTATATTGAAAAGCTCTGTGCGTCATTACGTCAGAAGGTGCGAGAACGTTTATTGTCGCGAGTAGTTGTAGCCACTTCGGACCGGGCACAACAGTTAACGGTACAGGGATATGGAGCGGATTGGATATCTGCACAACAACTCTGTTATGAAATAGAAGCTACTGTTTGTCGTACCAGACAAAAGTCTAAATCGCGCAAGAAGACTAATGGCAGATTCTTGGCAAACTCTATTGATGCTAAATCGCGTCAAAAGCTGGCTGAATTACGAATGGGTTTGAAATAA
- the psbD gene encoding photosystem II D2 protein (photosystem q(a) protein), whose protein sequence is MTIAVGRAPSTRGWFDVVDDWLKRDRFVFVGWSGILLFPCAYMALGGWLTGTTFVSSWYTHGLASSYLEGCNFLTVAVSTPADSMGHSLLLLWGPEAQGDFTRWCQLGGLWTFVALHGAFALIGFMLRQFEISRLVGIRPYNAIAFSAPIAVFVSVFLMYPLGQSSWFFAPSFGVAAIFRFLLFFQGFHNWTLNPFHMMGVAGVLGGALLCAIHGATVENTLFEDGDGSNTFRAFEPTQAEETYSMVTANRFWSQIFGIAFSNKRWLHFFMLFVPVTGLWMSAVGVVGLALNLRAYDFVSQELRAAEDPEFETFYTKNILLNEGIRAWMAPQDQPHEQFVFPEEVLPRGNAL, encoded by the coding sequence ATGACCATAGCAGTTGGACGCGCCCCTAGCACTAGAGGCTGGTTTGACGTAGTCGATGACTGGTTAAAGCGAGACAGATTCGTTTTTGTCGGTTGGTCGGGTATTTTACTTTTCCCCTGTGCCTACATGGCTCTAGGTGGATGGCTTACAGGTACAACTTTTGTATCTTCCTGGTACACCCACGGTTTAGCATCTTCTTACTTAGAAGGCTGTAACTTCCTTACAGTGGCAGTATCCACACCCGCAGACAGTATGGGACATTCCCTATTGCTGTTGTGGGGTCCAGAAGCTCAAGGTGACTTCACTCGTTGGTGTCAATTAGGTGGATTGTGGACATTTGTAGCGTTGCACGGAGCTTTCGCTTTGATTGGCTTCATGTTGCGTCAATTTGAAATTTCCCGCTTGGTGGGAATTCGTCCTTACAACGCTATCGCATTTTCTGCACCAATTGCAGTATTCGTCAGCGTATTTTTGATGTACCCCTTGGGTCAGTCTTCTTGGTTCTTCGCACCTAGCTTCGGTGTAGCAGCAATTTTCCGTTTCTTACTATTCTTCCAAGGTTTCCATAACTGGACTTTGAATCCCTTCCATATGATGGGAGTAGCAGGTGTACTTGGTGGTGCGCTGCTTTGTGCAATTCACGGTGCAACCGTTGAAAACACATTGTTTGAAGATGGCGATGGTTCTAACACCTTCCGTGCATTTGAACCAACCCAAGCAGAAGAAACTTATTCAATGGTGACAGCAAACCGTTTCTGGTCTCAGATTTTCGGTATTGCATTCTCCAACAAACGCTGGTTGCACTTCTTCATGTTGTTCGTACCAGTAACCGGGTTATGGATGAGCGCAGTAGGTGTAGTTGGTTTAGCGCTAAACTTACGTGCTTATGACTTCGTATCTCAAGAATTGAGAGCGGCAGAAGACCCAGAATTTGAAACTTTCTATACGAAAAACATTTTGCTGAACGAAGGTATCCGTGCATGGATGGCTCCTCAAGACCAACCTCACGAACAGTTTGTATTCCCCGAAGAAGTTCTACCTCGTGGTAACGCGCTGTAA
- a CDS encoding ELWxxDGT repeat protein — MDNNLTASLIKDIKPGADSSNPGFLDDVNGNLLFTTFDTNSLNTQLWKTDGSEAGTVLVQDSGGNSFPPIDVVKVNDLIYFLQVSGFTNKSLIRTDATADGTFSIVNVSLRAPADISNLTRLNETIFYTSFDSSDLFQSKLFKIENNTNQPVQVKQDISSGGGNVEDLIAVNNTLFFSANASSIQNTPDKELWKSDGTDAGTVLVKNINPNDSSNPDLLADINGTLLFSAEDGTNGRELWKSDGTDSGTVLIKDINPGNDSSISPTPFTAPTSNSGNKFADVNGTFYFVADDGTNGNELWKSDGTEAGTVLVKDIVSGNEGSNPNNLINVNGTLFFSVNDGNSGVELWKSDGSESGTTLVKDINPGENSSNPANLISLDGILYFTADDGSNGVELWKSDGTEAGTVLVDDINPGNASSNPGDFTEFSGELYFNADDGVNGRELWGLTEGGTKPNQDLILGGDSDDVLVGKEQDNIIDGLKGDDTLTGGSGRDKFVLSSEFGNDVITDFTLGEDEIINVTDRIVLTVASIGDAVNVAFSNTGDILQLNLNGNEQADLENYLLNISSNQDLPY; from the coding sequence ATGGATAACAATTTAACAGCTTCTTTAATTAAAGATATCAAGCCCGGTGCAGATTCTTCTAATCCTGGTTTTTTAGATGATGTTAATGGAAACCTGCTTTTTACAACTTTCGATACTAATTCTCTAAATACTCAACTTTGGAAAACAGACGGTAGCGAAGCGGGTACAGTTTTGGTACAGGATTCTGGGGGTAATTCATTTCCACCCATTGATGTTGTTAAGGTAAATGACCTGATATATTTTTTACAGGTTTCTGGATTTACAAATAAATCTTTAATTCGGACTGACGCTACAGCGGATGGTACTTTCTCAATAGTTAATGTCTCTCTAAGAGCGCCAGCAGACATCAGTAATTTAACTAGACTGAATGAGACTATTTTCTACACTAGTTTTGATAGTTCGGATTTGTTTCAATCAAAACTGTTCAAGATTGAGAACAATACCAATCAACCAGTTCAAGTTAAACAAGATATCAGTTCGGGAGGTGGGAATGTTGAAGATTTGATTGCTGTTAACAATACTTTGTTTTTCAGCGCAAATGCTAGCTCTATTCAAAATACTCCAGATAAAGAACTTTGGAAGAGTGACGGTACTGATGCAGGGACAGTTTTAGTTAAGAATATTAATCCCAACGATTCTTCAAATCCCGATCTTCTCGCTGATATTAACGGCACCCTGTTGTTTAGCGCTGAGGATGGTACCAATGGTAGAGAACTTTGGAAAAGTGACGGTACCGATAGTGGTACTGTTTTAATCAAAGATATAAATCCCGGTAACGACTCTTCTATTTCTCCTACTCCTTTTACTGCTCCTACGTCGAATTCGGGAAATAAATTTGCAGATGTTAACGGTACTTTTTATTTCGTCGCAGATGACGGAACTAATGGCAATGAATTGTGGAAGAGCGATGGTACTGAAGCGGGTACGGTTTTAGTTAAGGATATTGTTTCAGGAAACGAAGGTTCAAATCCCAATAATCTGATTAACGTTAACGGTACTTTGTTTTTTAGCGTTAATGATGGAAATAGTGGGGTTGAGTTATGGAAAAGTGACGGTAGTGAGTCGGGTACAACTTTAGTTAAAGATATTAACCCTGGCGAAAACTCTTCTAATCCAGCTAATCTGATAAGTCTTGATGGAATTTTGTATTTCACAGCAGACGACGGTAGCAATGGAGTTGAATTATGGAAGAGCGACGGTACTGAAGCTGGTACGGTTTTGGTTGATGATATCAATCCTGGAAATGCTTCTTCAAACCCCGGTGACTTTACAGAGTTTAGCGGTGAACTTTATTTCAATGCTGATGATGGTGTTAACGGTAGAGAGTTATGGGGTTTGACTGAAGGTGGAACAAAACCTAATCAAGATTTAATTTTGGGTGGAGATTCAGACGATGTTCTTGTAGGTAAGGAACAAGATAATATCATCGACGGTTTGAAAGGTGACGATACTTTGACTGGTGGAAGTGGTAGGGATAAGTTCGTTTTATCTTCTGAATTTGGTAACGATGTGATTACAGATTTTACTCTTGGCGAAGATGAGATTATCAATGTTACCGATAGAATTGTCTTGACTGTGGCTTCTATTGGTGATGCTGTGAATGTAGCTTTTAGTAATACTGGCGATATTTTGCAGCTTAATCTCAACGGTAACGAGCAAGCTGATTTAGAAAATTATTTGTTGAATATCAGCAGCAATCAAGATTTACCTTATTAG